AATCAGCAGGTGCAGAAGGCGCCTTTCAAATATTATCTGAAGCCTGGAGTTTGTTATCTGATAAATCCAAGAGAATTGCCTATGACCAAAAGAGGTATGCTCAAGTTCCAGCtgtaaaatcatcatcatcaatgcCTTCCGGTGAAAATGGTTTCTGCAATTTCTTcaacaatattaatttgaatgagAGAGATCAAAGGTGTGCTAGTTCTGCCAATCACCCCACTCGTCGTTTCCAATCTAAGCCTTATACCTTTTGGACTGCCTGCAATGCTTGTAAAATGCAATTTGAGTACCTTAGAACTTATCTTAATCACAAAATGCTTTGCCCCATCTGTCGTAAGCCCTTTGTGGCTATTGAGACAACAGCCCCACCTTTGAATGGTGGTATTTCCTCTACTCCATGGGCTAGCTACAGGCAGCAACGTAATTCTAGTCAGACTACAGTGATCGAAAACTCACACAGTCTGGGGAGGAAACCAGTTCCTGCTACAAATATCAGCTCAGCAAGTTATTCTGGTTTTGACCTATTAAAGAATACTTTTCATCCAGGTGCATTCTCAAACTCTAGCAGTGCCAGCTGTGCAGTAGCACCATCTTTTTCAGCTGGTCAAGCTGCAAGTGGGATTCAGTTATCCTGTGGACAACTAAAGCGAGATTGTCAAGATGCAGCAACAGCTTTCATGAGAGAGGAAGCATTCCAGGAAAAGACCCATGATTTGAAGAAAGGAGTTTTTGGTTTATCTACTGGGTCATCTTCTGCTGGTTTCAGTTCTGCGACAAAGGTAGATAGGCCTacaaagaaaagaagcaaagaTAAACAAAGGttgaataataatgaaagaGAGATGAACAATCCAATTTCCTCTGGAAATGGAGAAGTTGGCATGCGTGGTTATGAAGATGGTATCTTCAAAACAGTACAGATGAAAATTGCTGGAGTCCAAAAATCTAATAGTAGTCGGGAGTTGTCACAGCAAGAGACTCGGAGTATGTTGACGAGTCTAGCTGTGCAAGAGATATTCAAAAAGTTTGATGAATGGAGAATGGATTCTATGTTGAAGACATCACATGATTCAAAGAGTTTTGATAAGGAGatcaaagagaagaaagaagggaaaaaagaTATTGTGAATGGTCTGAAAACTGAGGCAAATGCATGTTCAGATCTTGTGGATACCACACACCATGTTCAGGCTAAAAAGTTGTCTACTGCTGATTCTGATATTGTGTCTGGTAGTAAGGACATGGATCCAACATCCATGAGTGTTCTGGATCCAGATTTTCATGATTTTGACCAGGATCGTACGGAAAGATCATTTGGTGAAAACCAAGTTTGGGCtgtttatgatgatgatgatgggatGCCCCGCTATTATGCTATGGTTCACAGCGTGATATCATTGAAACCCTTCAAAATGCGAATCAGTTGGCTTAATTCCAAGAGCAACAATGAGCTGGCTCCGTTAAATTGGGTTGGTTCGGGCTTTCCCAAGACTAGTGGAGATTTTTGGAGAGGCAAGTATGAAGTCAATGATTCTCTTAATTCTTTCTCACATAAGGTTAGATGGGCAAAAGGCACAAGAGGGGCCATTCAAATATACCCTCGGAAGGGAGATGTCTGGGCACTGTACAGGAGCTGGTCCACTAATTGGAATGAGCGTACTCCTGATGAAGTCATACACAAATATGACATGGTGGAAGTTCTAGAAGATTACAATGAGAAGATGGGTATCACAGTTATGCCCCTTGTTAAAGTTCCTGGTTTCAAGACAGTGTTTCGCCAACCTCTGGAGCAAAGCAAAACTAGAAGAATTCCGAGAGAAGAGATGTTTCGACTTTCTCACCAAGTTCCTTCTTACTTGCTCACAGGTCATGAAGGCCATAATGCTCCTAAGGGTTGCTTGGAACTTGATCCTGCATCTATACCTTTGGAACTTCTCCAAGTGTTAACTGAAGCTCAGCTGGAAGAGATGGAAGCTACAGCAAAAGGTGAGGAAGAAAAACCATTGGAATGTGTCAAAAATATCGAGGAAGAAGAGCTGGTGGAGAATGGCAAAACCAAGGAAAAAGCTATTGCAGAAGATGTGCATGAAAAAGTTGATGCAGAAGTGATGATGTACAAGAGGAAGGaaaccaaagaagaaaaaaagacgTTGGTGTACAAAAGGAGACGATACAATATCAGGAAAGACACAGGGTATTGAACTATTACCAATTCAGCATTTTTGAGTATATGGGCTAACCGAAGAAAAGAATTCATATTGAAATTAAACACAGTGCTAATCTTAGCAGTTCTTTTTTGCAAACACAGGGTCAGAGGGTAACTTAGACTTGTTTGGTTAATGGAAATCTCCATAGCATATTAGAAAATTCCCTTATTTGAAAgattagttattattatttttatggttCTTATACACCCTCTTTAAGTAAAAGTCTTCTACAGCTGGTTGAGTTTTTATGTCCTTTAGCTgcaatttatattcaaatttgtgataGATTACTTGTGCAATCCTTGTTCTCAACCTCACTGCAAACTTTGGTTGTTGTTCCATCTAAGGGTCAGTCTTGCTGCAGTAAATGCATTTCTCTTTAAATATGTGGTGtaaagagaaataatttttaagcACAGCTGGATTGACTGCAGTTATTGCCAAGTTTACTGTAGTAGATTGACAATAAAATCATTGACACAGCATAGAAAAAAACCACTTTTTGCTGGAAATTTATTAAGCATCATTGGAGGAGAACAAATATATTTGAGGGAGATTAAAGACCATGAGTCAACCCCTCCCCTACCTTTGGAAAAACCAAACCTTTAGATTTTCATGCagcatttaaaatttacattattcTGTTAGTGGGAAATTGTTTTAAGACTTGAGTTGACAACACTTTGTATGAATATCAGGTAATGTGTCCACCAAAATAGACCAAGTTATAGCCTTTAAGACAATTTATTTATGATCAATATTGAATTAAGGAGGTTTTATAGGTGTAGAAGGGAAGTGGGCATAGAATTCTAAAATAAAGTTGGTGAAAGCATAATTCAACTTGTGAAATTGTGGTACGTGCATGTGTAGAGTGTTTGTTTGAAGATAaggaatataaatttaattaatttaaagaaatCAACTTCCTTTTTTCCCGGTGGGTGTCCTCCACTTTAAAGGGTGTTCTATGGTCAAATATTTGGCTAGAAAAATAAAGTGGTTTCCCTAAAATTaacttcaatttttatatattgactgaattatattttctcacCTAAGGTCTGGGGGAAatcacaccaaaaaaaaaaaaaaaaacaagtgtGGCTCTTCAGACTGAATCAAAAAAAGTGTTGACATTTCACGGCAAGCACTAGACCAATCTTTTGTAACTCATGCGGTCTATTTTCAGTCATGATGGAGATGGGAAAGTGATGCTTTTAGATTAGTCTCTAGTACTCTGCTATCAGCTTTTGTTTCGAAGCATCTGATACTGTCACAATCATCCcccttaattaattatttttacacgAGGTTTCGtgtgttat
This sequence is a window from Mangifera indica cultivar Alphonso chromosome 5, CATAS_Mindica_2.1, whole genome shotgun sequence. Protein-coding genes within it:
- the LOC123217290 gene encoding uncharacterized protein LOC123217290 — translated: MACNKDEAMRAKKLAEKKFAENDIDGAKKVALTAQQLYPQLDGLPQFLAILDVHISYGKKVNGVVDWYGVLGVGPLADDDTIRKHYKELALVLHPDKNKSAGAEGAFQILSEAWSLLSDKSKRIAYDQKRYAQVPAVKSSSSMPSGENGFCNFFNNINLNERDQRCASSANHPTRRFQSKPYTFWTACNACKMQFEYLRTYLNHKMLCPICRKPFVAIETTAPPLNGGISSTPWASYRQQRNSSQTTVIENSHSLGRKPVPATNISSASYSGFDLLKNTFHPGAFSNSSSASCAVAPSFSAGQAASGIQLSCGQLKRDCQDAATAFMREEAFQEKTHDLKKGVFGLSTGSSSAGFSSATKVDRPTKKRSKDKQRLNNNEREMNNPISSGNGEVGMRGYEDGIFKTVQMKIAGVQKSNSSRELSQQETRSMLTSLAVQEIFKKFDEWRMDSMLKTSHDSKSFDKEIKEKKEGKKDIVNGLKTEANACSDLVDTTHHVQAKKLSTADSDIVSGSKDMDPTSMSVLDPDFHDFDQDRTERSFGENQVWAVYDDDDGMPRYYAMVHSVISLKPFKMRISWLNSKSNNELAPLNWVGSGFPKTSGDFWRGKYEVNDSLNSFSHKVRWAKGTRGAIQIYPRKGDVWALYRSWSTNWNERTPDEVIHKYDMVEVLEDYNEKMGITVMPLVKVPGFKTVFRQPLEQSKTRRIPREEMFRLSHQVPSYLLTGHEGHNAPKGCLELDPASIPLELLQVLTEAQLEEMEATAKGEEEKPLECVKNIEEEELVENGKTKEKAIAEDVHEKVDAEVMMYKRKETKEEKKTLVYKRRRYNIRKDTGY